The following are encoded together in the Candidatus Woesebacteria bacterium genome:
- the mltG gene encoding endolytic transglycosylase MltG, with protein sequence MKKKSIFNTKAPLFLSASLLLVATVSISLHMWWSTNTARVSTQGEVQRFVVPRGSSAIEVGNSLYKDGLIKSPLAFKIWVQLFGKQSSINAGEFNLSPTMTMEEIIKALGKGPLEVWVTIPEGLRKEEVALRITDELNLNAKDATAFREEFLTLAKDQEGYLFPDTYLFAPSHSAGQIYKVLRDTFDKKVTSTMLQDISDTGLSLHEVVILSSIIEKETKTDAERPVVAGIFFNRLEIGMALQADATVQYPLGTKRCSGVTSDCTWWRPPTKDDLQIDSPYNTYKYPGLPSGPIANPGLSSLKAVIYSEDNPYFYYIHDTNGNIHYAENLAEHNLNVQKYLR encoded by the coding sequence ATGAAGAAAAAATCCATTTTTAACACTAAAGCACCCCTTTTTTTGTCGGCGTCATTGTTGCTAGTTGCGACTGTCTCAATATCGCTTCATATGTGGTGGTCAACCAATACTGCGAGAGTGTCAACTCAAGGTGAAGTCCAAAGATTTGTTGTTCCCAGAGGATCAAGTGCTATCGAAGTCGGTAATTCGCTTTACAAGGATGGTTTAATAAAAAGTCCACTGGCATTTAAAATATGGGTGCAACTTTTCGGTAAACAAAGTTCCATTAACGCAGGTGAATTTAATCTTTCACCTACCATGACAATGGAAGAAATAATCAAGGCGCTCGGAAAAGGTCCACTTGAGGTTTGGGTTACTATCCCCGAGGGTTTGCGAAAAGAAGAAGTAGCTTTACGTATTACAGATGAGCTAAATTTGAATGCCAAAGACGCGACAGCCTTCCGAGAGGAGTTTCTTACTTTAGCTAAAGACCAGGAAGGATACCTGTTCCCCGATACGTATTTATTTGCCCCCAGTCATAGCGCTGGTCAAATTTATAAAGTCTTAAGAGATACTTTTGACAAAAAAGTGACTTCAACTATGCTCCAAGACATTTCGGATACGGGTTTGTCTTTACACGAGGTTGTTATACTTTCCTCCATTATTGAAAAGGAAACAAAAACAGACGCAGAACGACCAGTGGTTGCCGGAATTTTTTTCAATCGACTTGAGATCGGGATGGCTTTGCAAGCCGATGCAACTGTACAGTATCCACTGGGAACAAAGAGGTGTTCGGGCGTAACAAGTGATTGCACCTGGTGGAGACCGCCAACGAAGGATGACTTACAAATAGATTCGCCCTATAACACATACAAATACCCCGGTTTACCTTCCGGTCCAATCGCGAATCCCGGTTTGTCTTCACTTAAGGCAGTAATATATAGTGAAGATAATCCGTATTTTTATTATATTCACGACACGAACGGAAATATTCATTATGCAGAAAATCTTGCGGAACATAATCTAAATGTGCAAAAATACCTACGGTAG